A region of Bacteroidota bacterium DNA encodes the following proteins:
- a CDS encoding DUF4160 domain-containing protein produces the protein MAADNGLELLGRILTILLNTTEVDSNGNVFESRRRIDIIENIKIEIYSQEHPPPHFHVKSSNINATFTIDKCELLMGDIDSKTQKKIEYFHSLNKHKLIEAWNESRPSNCPVGPITN, from the coding sequence ATGGCAGCTGATAATGGTTTGGAATTGCTTGGACGTATTTTAACAATTCTATTGAATACAACCGAGGTTGATTCAAATGGTAATGTATTTGAATCAAGGAGGCGAATTGATATTATTGAGAACATAAAAATTGAGATTTACTCTCAAGAACATCCACCACCACATTTTCATGTAAAGTCATCAAACATTAATGCAACTTTCACAATTGACAAATGTGAATTGTTAATGGGGGATATAGATTCAAAAACTCAAAAGAAGATTGAATATTTTCATTCCTTAAATAAACATAAACTTATTGAGGCTTGGAATGAATCAAGACCATCGAATTGCCCTGTTGGACCAATAACAAATTAA
- a CDS encoding GNAT family N-acetyltransferase, with amino-acid sequence MNTVIETERLILRALQPTDVTGFFEMDSNREVHKYLGNSPIKTMEQALENINNIIQQYKDNGIGRWAVIEKSSGHFIGWSGLKLITTEVNNHVNFYDVGYRLHPNFWGKGYATESAKAAIAYGFTQMNLTEIIGIADTNNVQSRKALEKCGLRFIENFEFPLWNTSCDWLRISKEEWLALNK; translated from the coding sequence ATGAATACAGTGATAGAAACTGAAAGACTTATTTTAAGAGCATTGCAGCCAACAGATGTGACAGGTTTTTTCGAAATGGATTCCAATCGGGAAGTACATAAGTATTTAGGAAATAGTCCCATTAAAACAATGGAGCAAGCCCTTGAAAACATAAACAATATCATTCAACAATATAAAGACAATGGAATTGGAAGATGGGCTGTCATTGAAAAATCGTCAGGCCATTTTATAGGTTGGAGTGGTTTAAAACTAATTACTACTGAGGTAAACAATCACGTGAATTTTTATGATGTAGGCTATCGTTTACACCCAAATTTTTGGGGAAAAGGGTATGCTACCGAGTCGGCAAAAGCAGCCATTGCATATGGGTTTACGCAAATGAATCTGACCGAAATTATTGGCATTGCCGATACAAATAATGTCCAATCGAGAAAAGCACTTGAAAAATGCGGATTACGTTTTATTGAAAATTTCGAATTTCCATTATGGAATACATCCTGCGATTGGTTGCGTATTTCTAAAGAAGAATGGTTAGCACTAAATAAGTAA
- a CDS encoding serine hydrolase domain-containing protein — MIKLIIYLSFCIASGVVNTHAQNIAGIQHMLDSAYAKTPFYGNILITKNNKILFEKSYGYADALNAKPLTNENAFQIASVSKQFTAYGIMILKNKGLLDYDSFVCKYISNFPYKNITIRHLLTHTAGLPNFWDDIRPHLDTTKANGNQEVLAYIIQHNMPLLAEPGTKFQYADIGYDFLANIIENISGLSYEAFMHKNIFKPLKMKNTYAYMGTDIRNIKNNKLAIGHTFDNGKFAYAHLQAKYNFVYYLGNFYGDGSMVSTARDLAIWHKALSDCKLLPCNIQEEAITEPVFNNEVFYARTNPNVGYGFGWFIKRTPTGKWVYHSGGHPGNSHIVYRLLDKDITFIFLSNAETPNIKTLRNNILPLLQ, encoded by the coding sequence ATGATAAAGTTAATTATTTACCTGTCATTTTGTATAGCCAGTGGTGTAGTTAATACCCATGCGCAAAATATAGCCGGTATTCAACACATGCTTGATAGTGCTTATGCTAAAACACCATTTTATGGAAACATACTCATAACTAAAAACAACAAAATACTTTTTGAAAAAAGTTATGGGTATGCCGATGCATTAAATGCAAAACCTTTAACCAATGAAAACGCTTTTCAAATAGCATCTGTTTCCAAACAATTTACAGCCTACGGTATCATGATTTTGAAAAACAAAGGATTGTTGGATTATGATAGTTTCGTTTGTAAGTATATTTCAAATTTCCCATATAAAAATATTACCATTAGGCATTTACTGACCCATACAGCAGGGCTTCCCAATTTTTGGGATGATATAAGACCACATTTAGATACCACAAAAGCAAATGGCAATCAAGAAGTATTAGCGTATATAATACAGCATAACATGCCTCTGTTAGCAGAGCCGGGTACCAAATTCCAGTATGCCGACATTGGGTACGATTTTTTAGCCAACATCATTGAAAACATTTCAGGTTTAAGTTACGAGGCGTTTATGCATAAGAACATTTTTAAACCATTAAAAATGAAAAACACTTATGCATATATGGGTACCGATATACGTAACATAAAGAATAATAAATTAGCCATTGGCCATACTTTTGACAATGGAAAGTTTGCATATGCACATCTGCAAGCCAAGTATAATTTTGTATATTATTTAGGCAATTTTTATGGTGATGGTTCTATGGTAAGCACCGCACGTGATTTAGCCATTTGGCATAAAGCACTTTCTGATTGCAAGCTTTTACCTTGTAACATACAAGAGGAAGCTATAACTGAACCTGTATTTAACAACGAGGTATTTTATGCCAGAACAAACCCTAATGTTGGCTACGGTTTTGGTTGGTTTATTAAACGGACTCCAACGGGCAAGTGGGTTTACCACAGTGGTGGACATCCGGGAAACTCACATATAGTTTATCGCTTATTGGATAAAGACATTACGTTTATTTTCTTATCCAATGCTGAAACACCAAACATAAAAACATTGCGAAACAATATCCTTCCATTACTTCAATAA
- a CDS encoding N-acetyltransferase family protein gives MNNKYSIRLITANDTSEVLAIYKHYVLNTIISFEYEAPSLEEYVQRIKTNTDDYPWLVCTYEDKIIGYAYASKHRYRTAYQWSPESTIYLTNEAHGTGIARVLYETLFALLKLQGHFNVYAGVALPNEKSMRFHKALGFEDIGIFKKVGYKHGNWHDTHWFQLFLTEHVLNPATPKKLDEVINHIDFQNILAMANKRLENKQTKTA, from the coding sequence ATGAACAATAAGTATTCCATCAGACTCATTACAGCAAACGATACCAGCGAAGTGTTAGCTATTTACAAACATTACGTATTGAACACCATTATTTCGTTTGAGTATGAAGCTCCCTCATTGGAAGAATATGTACAACGCATCAAAACAAATACCGATGATTACCCTTGGTTGGTTTGTACGTACGAAGATAAAATAATTGGTTATGCCTATGCCAGCAAACACCGCTATAGAACAGCTTACCAATGGTCGCCTGAATCAACCATTTATTTAACCAATGAAGCACATGGTACAGGCATTGCCAGGGTTTTGTATGAAACACTTTTTGCTTTATTAAAACTGCAGGGGCATTTTAATGTATATGCAGGTGTTGCCTTACCCAATGAAAAAAGCATGCGCTTTCATAAAGCACTTGGCTTTGAAGATATTGGTATATTTAAAAAGGTAGGCTATAAACATGGCAACTGGCACGATACGCATTGGTTTCAACTATTTTTAACCGAGCATGTTTTAAACCCGGCTACACCTAAAAAACTGGACGAAGTAATAAACCATATTGATTTTCAAAACATATTGGCAATGGCAAACAAAAGATTGGAAAATAAGCAGACAAAAACAGCTTAG
- a CDS encoding MBL fold metallo-hydrolase: MKEIVHLNCVKIVSPINDNVCGHCLLIKENDQLLLIDTGIGLLDVRNPTERIGQPLIDIVGYQFDEKQTAIKQIESLGFNPNKVNHCIISNLDNDHIGGLADFPNATVHVGVEEFENFNAGNPRYLKTPLAHHPTMKTYPKSYMSWFGFEARKIDVNIETEIFLIPLFGHTLGHCGVAIKWSNKWLFYIADAYYMNVELTDSNHPVNELAKIRADNNNLRLATLDKIRKLVNEHPEIEVWGYHDIEEFNRYKS, encoded by the coding sequence ATGAAAGAAATAGTTCATTTAAACTGTGTAAAAATTGTTTCACCCATTAACGACAATGTATGCGGGCATTGTTTGTTAATTAAAGAAAATGATCAACTGCTTTTAATAGATACGGGCATTGGCCTTTTAGATGTACGCAATCCAACAGAAAGAATAGGACAGCCACTGATTGATATAGTGGGTTATCAATTTGATGAAAAGCAAACAGCTATCAAACAAATTGAAAGTTTAGGATTTAACCCTAACAAAGTAAACCATTGTATTATTTCTAATTTAGACAATGACCATATAGGAGGGTTGGCAGACTTTCCAAATGCAACGGTACATGTAGGAGTGGAGGAGTTTGAAAACTTTAATGCAGGCAATCCACGCTATTTGAAAACACCTTTAGCACACCATCCAACTATGAAGACTTATCCAAAATCGTATATGAGTTGGTTTGGTTTTGAAGCAAGAAAAATTGATGTGAATATAGAAACAGAAATTTTCCTTATTCCGCTTTTTGGCCATACATTGGGGCATTGTGGAGTGGCTATAAAATGGAGTAACAAATGGTTGTTTTACATTGCAGATGCCTATTATATGAACGTAGAATTAACAGACAGTAATCATCCGGTAAACGAGTTGGCAAAAATACGCGCAGATAACAATAATTTAAGATTAGCCACGCTTGATAAAATTAGAAAGCTGGTAAATGAACACCCTGAAATAGAAGTTTGGGGTTATCATGATATAGAAGAATTTAACCGGTACAAAAGTTAG
- the proS gene encoding proline--tRNA ligase: MAEFKKVKRSENYSAWYNNLVEQADLAQHSAVKGCMVIKPYGYAIWEKMQAELDRRFKETGHQNAYFPLFVPKSLFEAEEKNAEGFAKECAIVTHYRLKTDPDNKGKLIVDPEAKLEEELIVRPTSEAIIWNTYRDWIQSYRDLPILINQWANVVRWEMRTRLFLRTAEFLWQEGHTAHATKDEAIAETKQMLEVYADFAENIMAVPVIKGIKTENERFAGADETYCIEGLMQDGKALQMGTSHFLGQNFAKAFDVKFVSKENVKDYVWATSWGVSTRLMGALIMSHSDDEGLVLPPKLAPIQVVIVPITGKKEDEKALVLDKANEYFKALKAKGILVKLDDRDNISPGYKFADYELKGVPLRIAIGPRDVAAGNVELARRDTKTKEIISGENLPETIHRLLDEIQESIYKKALDYRTEHIHTVNTWDEFIDALENKTGFVSAHWDGTGETEEKIKEMSKATIRCVPLDNTLENGVCVLTGKPSTQRVLFAKAY; this comes from the coding sequence ATGGCAGAATTTAAAAAAGTAAAACGCAGCGAAAATTATTCAGCGTGGTATAACAATTTGGTGGAACAGGCGGACTTAGCACAGCACTCTGCTGTTAAAGGCTGTATGGTTATTAAGCCTTATGGTTATGCTATCTGGGAAAAAATGCAGGCTGAATTGGACAGACGATTCAAAGAAACTGGTCATCAAAATGCTTACTTCCCTTTGTTTGTGCCCAAAAGCTTATTTGAAGCCGAAGAAAAAAATGCAGAAGGTTTTGCTAAAGAGTGTGCTATTGTTACGCATTACCGTTTAAAAACCGATCCTGATAACAAAGGCAAACTAATAGTTGACCCTGAAGCTAAACTGGAAGAGGAATTAATTGTACGCCCTACCAGTGAAGCCATTATTTGGAATACTTACCGCGACTGGATTCAAAGCTACCGCGATTTACCTATACTGATTAACCAATGGGCTAACGTAGTGCGTTGGGAAATGCGTACCCGTTTGTTTTTACGTACGGCTGAGTTTTTATGGCAAGAAGGGCATACAGCCCATGCTACCAAAGATGAGGCTATAGCTGAAACAAAACAAATGCTGGAAGTATATGCCGACTTTGCTGAAAACATTATGGCTGTTCCGGTTATTAAAGGTATAAAAACTGAAAACGAACGTTTTGCGGGTGCTGATGAAACTTATTGCATTGAAGGATTAATGCAGGATGGTAAAGCCTTGCAAATGGGAACAAGCCACTTTTTAGGTCAGAACTTTGCCAAAGCTTTTGATGTAAAATTTGTAAGCAAAGAAAACGTAAAGGATTATGTTTGGGCTACCAGCTGGGGCGTATCTACCCGTTTAATGGGGGCTTTAATTATGAGCCATAGCGATGATGAAGGATTGGTTTTACCTCCGAAATTAGCGCCTATTCAAGTTGTAATTGTACCTATTACCGGTAAAAAAGAAGACGAAAAAGCTTTGGTTTTAGACAAAGCCAATGAATATTTTAAAGCTTTAAAGGCCAAAGGTATTTTGGTGAAATTAGACGACCGTGATAATATATCGCCAGGTTATAAATTTGCCGATTACGAATTAAAAGGGGTGCCTTTGCGTATAGCTATTGGCCCTCGCGATGTAGCTGCAGGCAATGTGGAATTAGCCAGACGCGATACAAAAACAAAAGAAATTATAAGTGGCGAAAACCTGCCTGAAACTATTCATCGCTTATTGGATGAAATACAGGAAAGCATTTATAAAAAAGCATTGGACTACAGAACGGAGCATATTCACACGGTAAATACCTGGGATGAATTTATAGATGCGCTTGAAAACAAAACCGGATTTGTAAGTGCCCATTGGGATGGCACAGGCGAAACGGAAGAAAAAATTAAAGAAATGAGTAAAGCCACTATCAGATGCGTTCCATTGGATAATACTTTGGAAAACGGTGTATGTGTGCTAACAGGCAAACCTTCTACACAACGTGTTTTATTTGCCAAAGCTTACTAA